The Oncorhynchus tshawytscha isolate Ot180627B linkage group LG05, Otsh_v2.0, whole genome shotgun sequence genome includes a window with the following:
- the ushbp1 gene encoding uncharacterized protein ushbp1 isoform X3: protein MEAMEEFKRGRSDTLDIQSEGEEMTPVTLVTTMTPDTEVNSEPSQAELAQCEAEVGTLLSIIAELNRKMGALQAPSDPDDLKPQEPVILPPAPASLSSPPPSLCNPEKHTGTASKAPVTNREGSGEVWSELQGVMSVLEGSINTRRAWAASHTACGQDGQMEHLTAARDSWVQVTQVLEEMEREFGISYPSGLPPEERQQYQKDILALHQRNCDLRSSLQSRQEELEGAKVTVGDIEVERNSLHERLLGLHKAWRSGSLSPPYSSSGSSSGVVLSPGWASPGSPGSPSFLGSPPFPGSPLFLRRPIAMGIFPALSTGGDISSSASPSPSPWPGSVPQGSPCRSPSPSISLEGETDRLQSEECEEAYSELLSVYEGRRQQVIPHWRHIAGPVMESQQPNSPRPSLRSLRTEELSTSFSTPGGAVETETHIQTRFHLYYTARGSEVEGCEADIRERIERLKQDRAAVCVPKPGPGGEGNLSPDTGTLAGLRGTRGGQGAQDTSNPQSTKREKAVLLYDLVTVREEMSELRGLIRLTEKERRCLDWSLMAQKAQDAAGALISESLAEEIEDRRTEQQRTSENEDKLSSDGDIPGPQNRAILRELQAVLQREQVLKRRVSAVRESLDLVLSDSASRRRGNDEQMARLTQAHSKATGSYRNARRKYREKLWRLESQVSAMSDRHMTQIGALKATLEAMECRREETVL, encoded by the exons ATGGAAGCCATGGAG GAGTTCAAACGAGGGAGATCTGATACTCTGGACATACAGTCAGAGGGTGAGGAGATGACCCCGGTTACCCTGGTAACCACAATGACCCCTGACACCGAGGTGAACTCTGAGCCTTCCCAGGCAGAGCTGGCTCAGTGTGAGGCGGAGGTCGGAACTCTACTCAGCATCATTGCTGAACTCAACAGGAAAATGGGCGCATTACAAGCACCAAG TGATCCAGATGACCTTAAACCACAGGAGCCAGTCATCCTCCCTCCGGCTCCAGCCTCCCTGTCCagcccccctccatccctctgcaaCCCAGAGAAACACACTGGCACCGCATCTAAAGCCCCAGTAACCAACAGAG AGGGTAGTGGTGAAGTATGGTCAGAACTCCAGGGAGTCATGTCTGTTCTGGAGGGTTCCATTAACACCAGGAGGGCCTGGGCTGCCTCTCACACTGCCTGTGGGCAGGACGGACAGATGGAACACCTCACAGCCGCCAGGGACAGCTGGGTACAAGTCACACAG GTcttagaggagatggagagagagtttgGGATCTCGTACCCGTCTGGTCTGCCCCCCGAGGAGCGTCAGCAATACCAGAAGGACATCCTGGCACTTCACCAGCGGAACTGTGACCTGCGCAGCAGCCTACAAAGCAGACAGGAAGAACTAGAGGGGGCAAAGGTCACGGTGGGAGACATAGAGGTTGAGAGGAACAGTCTACATGAGAGG TTACTGGGCCTCCATAAGGCGTGGCGATCAggcagcctctctcctccctacagcTCCTCAGGGAGCTCCAGTGGTGTGGTTCTGAGTCCTGGCTGGGCCTCCCCTGGTTCCCCTGGTTCCCCTTCATTCCTtggctctcctcccttccccgGGTCACCTCTGTTCCTCAGAAGACCCATCGCCATGGGGATCTTCCCGGCCCTCTCTACTGGGGGGGACATATCCTCCTCGGCCTCTCCATCACCCTCCCCCTGGCCTGGGAGTGTCCCACAAGGCAGCCCCTGTCGTAGCCCCAGCCCCAGCATCAGCCTggagggtgagacagacagactacagag CGAGGAGTGCGAGGAGGCCTACAGTGAGTTACTGTCTGTGTACGAGGGCAGGAGACAGCAGGTCATACCACACTGGAGACACATAGCAG GCCCGGTCATGGAGAGTCAGCAGCCCAACAGTCCCAGGCCGTCCCTTAGGAGTCTAAGAACTGAGGAGTTGTCAACCTCCTTCTCAACACCAGGGGGTGCTGttgagacagaaacacacatcCAGACCAGGTTCCATCTCTATTATACAGCCAG GGGGTCCGAGGTAGAGGGGTGCGAGGCGGACATTCGGGAGCGTATCGAGCGGTTGAAGCAGGACAGGGCAGCAGTGTGTGTCCCTAAGCCAGGGCCTGGGGGAGAGGGGAATCTTAGCCCAGATACAGGCACCCTGGCTGGGCTCAGAGGGACCCGTGGAGGACAAGGGGCCCAGGACACCTCCAACCCCCAGAGCACCAAGAGAGAGAAGGCTGTTCTGCTCTATGACCTGGTCACTGTCAGG GAGGAGATGTCGGAGCTGCGAGGTTTAATCCGTCTGACGGAGAAGGAGCGGAGGTGTCTGGACTGGAGTCTAATGGCCCAGAAGGCCCAGGATGCAGCTGGAGCCCTGATCTCTGAGAGCCTCGCTGAGGAgatagaggacaggaggacagaacagcag AGGACTTCTGAGAACGAGGATAAGCTAAGCAGCGATGGAGACATCCCTGGGCCTCAAAACCGTGCCATCCTTCGAGAGCTACAGGCTGTCCTGCaacg GGAGCAGGTGCTGAAGAGGAGAGTGTCAGCGGTGAGGGAGTCTCTGGACTTGGTTCTCTCCGACAGCGCCTCTCGCAGGAGAGGCAACGATGAGCAGATGGCTCggctcacacaagctcacag CAAGGCCACAGGGTCGTACCGGAACGCTCGCAGGAAGTACAGGGAGAAGCTGTGGAGGCTGGAGAGTCAGGTGTCAGCAATGTCAGATCGTCACATGACCCAGATCGGGGCCCTGAAGGCCACGCTGGAGGCCATGGAGTGCAGGAGGGAGGAGACTGTACTCTGA
- the ushbp1 gene encoding colorectal mutant cancer protein isoform X1: MEAMEEFKRGRSDTLDIQSEGEEMTPVTLVTTMTPDTEVNSEPSQAELAQCEAEVGTLLSIIAELNRKMGALQAPSDPDDLKPQEPVILPPAPASLSSPPPSLCNPEKHTGTASKAPVTNREGSGEVWSELQGVMSVLEGSINTRRAWAASHTACGQDGQMEHLTAARDSWVQVTQVLEEMEREFGISYPSGLPPEERQQYQKDILALHQRNCDLRSSLQSRQEELEGAKVTVGDIEVERNSLHERLLGLHKAWRSGSLSPPYSSSGSSSGVVLSPGWASPGSPGSPSFLGSPPFPGSPLFLRRPIAMGIFPALSTGGDISSSASPSPSPWPGSVPQGSPCRSPSPSISLEGETDRLQRCIERLKARNERLTAALDKRKGESELISMTLSRHEADSTALQMALQYCEECEEAYSELLSVYEGRRQQVIPHWRHIAGPVMESQQPNSPRPSLRSLRTEELSTSFSTPGGAVETETHIQTRFHLYYTARGSEVEGCEADIRERIERLKQDRAAVCVPKPGPGGEGNLSPDTGTLAGLRGTRGGQGAQDTSNPQSTKREKAVLLYDLVTVREEMSELRGLIRLTEKERRCLDWSLMAQKAQDAAGALISESLAEEIEDRRTEQQRTSENEDKLSSDGDIPGPQNRAILRELQAVLQREQVLKRRVSAVRESLDLVLSDSASRRRGNDEQMARLTQAHSKATGSYRNARRKYREKLWRLESQVSAMSDRHMTQIGALKATLEAMECRREETVL; the protein is encoded by the exons ATGGAAGCCATGGAG GAGTTCAAACGAGGGAGATCTGATACTCTGGACATACAGTCAGAGGGTGAGGAGATGACCCCGGTTACCCTGGTAACCACAATGACCCCTGACACCGAGGTGAACTCTGAGCCTTCCCAGGCAGAGCTGGCTCAGTGTGAGGCGGAGGTCGGAACTCTACTCAGCATCATTGCTGAACTCAACAGGAAAATGGGCGCATTACAAGCACCAAG TGATCCAGATGACCTTAAACCACAGGAGCCAGTCATCCTCCCTCCGGCTCCAGCCTCCCTGTCCagcccccctccatccctctgcaaCCCAGAGAAACACACTGGCACCGCATCTAAAGCCCCAGTAACCAACAGAG AGGGTAGTGGTGAAGTATGGTCAGAACTCCAGGGAGTCATGTCTGTTCTGGAGGGTTCCATTAACACCAGGAGGGCCTGGGCTGCCTCTCACACTGCCTGTGGGCAGGACGGACAGATGGAACACCTCACAGCCGCCAGGGACAGCTGGGTACAAGTCACACAG GTcttagaggagatggagagagagtttgGGATCTCGTACCCGTCTGGTCTGCCCCCCGAGGAGCGTCAGCAATACCAGAAGGACATCCTGGCACTTCACCAGCGGAACTGTGACCTGCGCAGCAGCCTACAAAGCAGACAGGAAGAACTAGAGGGGGCAAAGGTCACGGTGGGAGACATAGAGGTTGAGAGGAACAGTCTACATGAGAGG TTACTGGGCCTCCATAAGGCGTGGCGATCAggcagcctctctcctccctacagcTCCTCAGGGAGCTCCAGTGGTGTGGTTCTGAGTCCTGGCTGGGCCTCCCCTGGTTCCCCTGGTTCCCCTTCATTCCTtggctctcctcccttccccgGGTCACCTCTGTTCCTCAGAAGACCCATCGCCATGGGGATCTTCCCGGCCCTCTCTACTGGGGGGGACATATCCTCCTCGGCCTCTCCATCACCCTCCCCCTGGCCTGGGAGTGTCCCACAAGGCAGCCCCTGTCGTAGCCCCAGCCCCAGCATCAGCCTggagggtgagacagacagactacagag GTGTATAGAAAGGCTGAAGGCCCGGAACGAGCGTCTGACTGCAGCTCTGgacaagagaaagggagagtctGAGCTGATCAGTATGACGCTCAGCAGACACGAAGCTGACAGCACAGCCCTGCAGATGGCTCTCCAATactg CGAGGAGTGCGAGGAGGCCTACAGTGAGTTACTGTCTGTGTACGAGGGCAGGAGACAGCAGGTCATACCACACTGGAGACACATAGCAG GCCCGGTCATGGAGAGTCAGCAGCCCAACAGTCCCAGGCCGTCCCTTAGGAGTCTAAGAACTGAGGAGTTGTCAACCTCCTTCTCAACACCAGGGGGTGCTGttgagacagaaacacacatcCAGACCAGGTTCCATCTCTATTATACAGCCAG GGGGTCCGAGGTAGAGGGGTGCGAGGCGGACATTCGGGAGCGTATCGAGCGGTTGAAGCAGGACAGGGCAGCAGTGTGTGTCCCTAAGCCAGGGCCTGGGGGAGAGGGGAATCTTAGCCCAGATACAGGCACCCTGGCTGGGCTCAGAGGGACCCGTGGAGGACAAGGGGCCCAGGACACCTCCAACCCCCAGAGCACCAAGAGAGAGAAGGCTGTTCTGCTCTATGACCTGGTCACTGTCAGG GAGGAGATGTCGGAGCTGCGAGGTTTAATCCGTCTGACGGAGAAGGAGCGGAGGTGTCTGGACTGGAGTCTAATGGCCCAGAAGGCCCAGGATGCAGCTGGAGCCCTGATCTCTGAGAGCCTCGCTGAGGAgatagaggacaggaggacagaacagcag AGGACTTCTGAGAACGAGGATAAGCTAAGCAGCGATGGAGACATCCCTGGGCCTCAAAACCGTGCCATCCTTCGAGAGCTACAGGCTGTCCTGCaacg GGAGCAGGTGCTGAAGAGGAGAGTGTCAGCGGTGAGGGAGTCTCTGGACTTGGTTCTCTCCGACAGCGCCTCTCGCAGGAGAGGCAACGATGAGCAGATGGCTCggctcacacaagctcacag CAAGGCCACAGGGTCGTACCGGAACGCTCGCAGGAAGTACAGGGAGAAGCTGTGGAGGCTGGAGAGTCAGGTGTCAGCAATGTCAGATCGTCACATGACCCAGATCGGGGCCCTGAAGGCCACGCTGGAGGCCATGGAGTGCAGGAGGGAGGAGACTGTACTCTGA
- the ushbp1 gene encoding colorectal mutant cancer protein isoform X2 encodes MEAMEEFKRGRSDTLDIQSEGEEMTPVTLVTTMTPDTEVNSEPSQAELAQCEAEVGTLLSIIAELNRKMGALQAPSDPDDLKPQEPVILPPAPASLSSPPPSLCNPEKHTGTASKAPVTNREGSGEVWSELQGVMSVLEGSINTRRAWAASHTACGQDGQMEHLTAARDSWVQVTQVLEEMEREFGISYPSGLPPEERQQYQKDILALHQRNCDLRSSLQSRQEELEGAKVTVGDIEVERNSLHERLLGLHKAWRSGSLSPPYSSSGSSSGVVLSPGWASPGSPGSPSFLGSPPFPGSPLFLRRPIAMGIFPALSTGGDISSSASPSPSPWPGSVPQGSPCRSPSPSISLEGETDRLQRCIERLKARNERLTAALDKRKGESELISMTLSRHEADSTALQMALQYCEECEEAYSELLSVYEGRRQQVIPHWRHIAGPVMESQQPNSPRPSLRSLRTEELSTSFSTPGGAVETETHIQTRGSEVEGCEADIRERIERLKQDRAAVCVPKPGPGGEGNLSPDTGTLAGLRGTRGGQGAQDTSNPQSTKREKAVLLYDLVTVREEMSELRGLIRLTEKERRCLDWSLMAQKAQDAAGALISESLAEEIEDRRTEQQRTSENEDKLSSDGDIPGPQNRAILRELQAVLQREQVLKRRVSAVRESLDLVLSDSASRRRGNDEQMARLTQAHSKATGSYRNARRKYREKLWRLESQVSAMSDRHMTQIGALKATLEAMECRREETVL; translated from the exons ATGGAAGCCATGGAG GAGTTCAAACGAGGGAGATCTGATACTCTGGACATACAGTCAGAGGGTGAGGAGATGACCCCGGTTACCCTGGTAACCACAATGACCCCTGACACCGAGGTGAACTCTGAGCCTTCCCAGGCAGAGCTGGCTCAGTGTGAGGCGGAGGTCGGAACTCTACTCAGCATCATTGCTGAACTCAACAGGAAAATGGGCGCATTACAAGCACCAAG TGATCCAGATGACCTTAAACCACAGGAGCCAGTCATCCTCCCTCCGGCTCCAGCCTCCCTGTCCagcccccctccatccctctgcaaCCCAGAGAAACACACTGGCACCGCATCTAAAGCCCCAGTAACCAACAGAG AGGGTAGTGGTGAAGTATGGTCAGAACTCCAGGGAGTCATGTCTGTTCTGGAGGGTTCCATTAACACCAGGAGGGCCTGGGCTGCCTCTCACACTGCCTGTGGGCAGGACGGACAGATGGAACACCTCACAGCCGCCAGGGACAGCTGGGTACAAGTCACACAG GTcttagaggagatggagagagagtttgGGATCTCGTACCCGTCTGGTCTGCCCCCCGAGGAGCGTCAGCAATACCAGAAGGACATCCTGGCACTTCACCAGCGGAACTGTGACCTGCGCAGCAGCCTACAAAGCAGACAGGAAGAACTAGAGGGGGCAAAGGTCACGGTGGGAGACATAGAGGTTGAGAGGAACAGTCTACATGAGAGG TTACTGGGCCTCCATAAGGCGTGGCGATCAggcagcctctctcctccctacagcTCCTCAGGGAGCTCCAGTGGTGTGGTTCTGAGTCCTGGCTGGGCCTCCCCTGGTTCCCCTGGTTCCCCTTCATTCCTtggctctcctcccttccccgGGTCACCTCTGTTCCTCAGAAGACCCATCGCCATGGGGATCTTCCCGGCCCTCTCTACTGGGGGGGACATATCCTCCTCGGCCTCTCCATCACCCTCCCCCTGGCCTGGGAGTGTCCCACAAGGCAGCCCCTGTCGTAGCCCCAGCCCCAGCATCAGCCTggagggtgagacagacagactacagag GTGTATAGAAAGGCTGAAGGCCCGGAACGAGCGTCTGACTGCAGCTCTGgacaagagaaagggagagtctGAGCTGATCAGTATGACGCTCAGCAGACACGAAGCTGACAGCACAGCCCTGCAGATGGCTCTCCAATactg CGAGGAGTGCGAGGAGGCCTACAGTGAGTTACTGTCTGTGTACGAGGGCAGGAGACAGCAGGTCATACCACACTGGAGACACATAGCAG GCCCGGTCATGGAGAGTCAGCAGCCCAACAGTCCCAGGCCGTCCCTTAGGAGTCTAAGAACTGAGGAGTTGTCAACCTCCTTCTCAACACCAGGGGGTGCTGttgagacagaaacacacatcCAGACCAG GGGGTCCGAGGTAGAGGGGTGCGAGGCGGACATTCGGGAGCGTATCGAGCGGTTGAAGCAGGACAGGGCAGCAGTGTGTGTCCCTAAGCCAGGGCCTGGGGGAGAGGGGAATCTTAGCCCAGATACAGGCACCCTGGCTGGGCTCAGAGGGACCCGTGGAGGACAAGGGGCCCAGGACACCTCCAACCCCCAGAGCACCAAGAGAGAGAAGGCTGTTCTGCTCTATGACCTGGTCACTGTCAGG GAGGAGATGTCGGAGCTGCGAGGTTTAATCCGTCTGACGGAGAAGGAGCGGAGGTGTCTGGACTGGAGTCTAATGGCCCAGAAGGCCCAGGATGCAGCTGGAGCCCTGATCTCTGAGAGCCTCGCTGAGGAgatagaggacaggaggacagaacagcag AGGACTTCTGAGAACGAGGATAAGCTAAGCAGCGATGGAGACATCCCTGGGCCTCAAAACCGTGCCATCCTTCGAGAGCTACAGGCTGTCCTGCaacg GGAGCAGGTGCTGAAGAGGAGAGTGTCAGCGGTGAGGGAGTCTCTGGACTTGGTTCTCTCCGACAGCGCCTCTCGCAGGAGAGGCAACGATGAGCAGATGGCTCggctcacacaagctcacag CAAGGCCACAGGGTCGTACCGGAACGCTCGCAGGAAGTACAGGGAGAAGCTGTGGAGGCTGGAGAGTCAGGTGTCAGCAATGTCAGATCGTCACATGACCCAGATCGGGGCCCTGAAGGCCACGCTGGAGGCCATGGAGTGCAGGAGGGAGGAGACTGTACTCTGA